The following are encoded in a window of Colletotrichum lupini chromosome 3, complete sequence genomic DNA:
- a CDS encoding NCS1 nucleoside transporter, with the protein MVRFHIPTKGEIAAPFQSKDAFVEWIKAPEVHEGRTQVGDSRWSNKDLEPTPPEQRTWTWYNLPLYWFSNMFGTTGWNVASSLIAVGLTWQQAFVSCVLGSLISAIIVTGMARPGVMYHLGYPVLARSVMGMYGSYFFIFIRAIVCIIWYGIQTYYGANLLSVCFRCICGNSWDNWPNMLPTSADVTSKQLLAFFLLWLVEFPFTWVHPIHIHYIYTVKGFIMPFACFGLFGWCMSYGTGISNIGAASVAGASAAAKTPVGWAIMSGINVIMGSLSPMLVNQPDLARYCREPRDAGWLQGACVFFAKILVFFLGLASTTSLQGAWGKAYWNLWDLLDAILDHYWNPTARAGVFFVSFSFILSVLATNFGANSLPFGADMTGLFPRYLTIRRGQIVCAILGIVVLPWKLNANASAFISFLGSYNIFMAPLCAIIIFDYILVRKGNIHVPSLYNGSKEGLYWFNSGVNWVGVFAWIGGTAMGLPGLVGQYQPHIVSQPAKYMYMMGWVLTFFTSAILYAVLVQFFKTKVYPPGYENAPMDYEWLAKEGRDGFFEGEREGEVYAPPSPRVDEAEELHLGEKVQKLEA; encoded by the exons ATGGTACGCTTTCATATACCAACGAAAGGCGAAATAGCCGCGCCTTTCCAATCGAAAGACGCCTTTGTAGAATGGATCAAGGCTCCCGAAGTTCACGAGGGACGAACTCAGGTCGGAGACTCTAGGTGGTCGAACAAGGATCTCGAGCCGACGCCGCCAGAACAAAGAACATGGACGTGGTACAACTTGCCTTTGTACTGGTTCTCAAACATGTTTGGGACGACCGGGTGGAACGTCGCGTCTTCCCTCATCGCCGTGGGTCTG ACATGGCAACAAGCCTTTGTATCTTGCGTTCTTGGCTCACTCATATCCGCTATTATCGTTACTGGTATGGCGAGACCTGGCGTGATGTACCACCTAGGATA TCCTGTTCTTGCACGATCGGTGATGGGAATGTATGGATCATACTTCTTCATCTTTATCCGAGCAATTGTGTGCATCATTTGGTACGGTATTCAGACGTACTACGGCGCGAACCTGTTGTCCGTTTGCTTCCGCTGCATTTGTGGAAACAGCTGGGACAACTGGCCCAATATGCTTCCCACTAGTGCCGACGTGACTTCAAAGCAGCTGCTGGCGTTCTTTCTCCTTTGGCTGGTTGAGTTCCCGTTT ACCTGGGTACACCCGATTCATATTCACTACATCTACACCGTGAAAGGCTTCATCATGCCATTCGCGTGCTTCGGACTCTTCGGCTGGTGTATGTCCTATGGAACCGGAATCTCCAATATTGGCGCTGCATCTGTCGCAGGCGCATCGGCAGCAGCTAAAACACCCGTCGGATGGGCTATCATGAGCGGCATCAATGTCATCATGGGTTCTCTTTCGCCAATGCTCGTGAACCAACCTGATCTCGCGCGATACTGCAGAGAGCCTCGAGATGCCGGTTGGCTCCAAGGAGCATGTGTCTTCTTCGCGAagatcctcgtcttcttCCTTGGCTTAGCTTCGACGACCTCATTACAGGGTGCTTGGGGCAAGGCCTACTGGAACCTATGGGATCTTCTTGATGCCATACTTGATCATTACTGGAACCCGACCGCCCGTGCTGGTGTCTTCTTTGTATCGTTCAGTTTCATTCTCAGCGTGCTGGCGACAAACTTTGGAGCAAACTCGCTACCTTTTGGCGCGGACATGACTGGACTGTTCCCCAGGTACTTGACGATCCGTCGAGGCCAGATCGTTTGTGCAATCCTCGGTATTGTTGTATTGCCGTGGAAGCTTAATGCGAACGCGTCCGCGTTCATCTCATTTCTCGGGAGTTACAACATCTTCATGGCTCCCCTTTGCGCT ATTATCATTTTCGACTACATCTTGGTTCGAAAGGGTAACATACACGTGCCGTCGCTGTATAATGGCTCTAAAGAGGGTCTCTACTGGTTCAATTCTGGAGTCAACTGGGTTGGGGTGTTTGCCTGGATCGGCGGTACGGCAATGGGATTGCCCGGTCTCGTCGGGCAATACCAGCCTCATATTGTCAGCCAACCGGCCAAGTACATGTACATGATGGGCTGGGTGTTGACGTTTTTTACATCGGCCATCTTGTATGCTGTGCTAGTGCAGTTCTTCAAGACCAAGGTGTATCCTCCGGGCTATGAGAATGCCCCGATGGACTACGAATGGCTGGCGAAAGAAGGCCGGGATGGGTTCTTTGAGGGCGAAAGGGAAGGCGAGGTTTATGCGCCGCCATCTCCGCGCGTTGACGAGGCTGAAGAATTGCACTTGGGAGAGAAAGTGCAGAAATTGGAGGCCTAG
- a CDS encoding amidase, whose protein sequence is MAVEPYRLTATQASAKIRAGELTVEEYARSLLSHIEERDPVVKAWEYLNPEQVIAQAKAMDAIPPEKRGPLHGVAIAVKDVIYTKGQRILACKTTTTEFAATVQGPKTVNPHGTNRTPGGSSSGSGAAIADFQAPIGLGTQTGGSTIRPGSFNGIYALKPTWNSITREGQKIYSLILDTLGFFARSVEDLQLMADVFDLKDDEPPKDTFAIKGAKFALLKTMVWPQAGPGTKSAMAKAAELLKAHGAEVEEIEFDPELEELPQWHATVLHSDGRSAFLPDYRAAKDQLHEFLISHVDNTNKISRAEQLEAFDNIAIARPKVDKMLAKYDAVLVPSVVDEAPEGTSSTGSAAFNAPWTALHVPVVNIPGFKGPNGMPVGVSLVAPRYHDRHLLVVSKAVGEIFEAEGGWKSAL, encoded by the exons ATGGCAGTTGAACCGTATAGACTTACGGCGACCCAAGCGTCAGCCAAGATAAGGGCCGGGGAGTTGACTGTGGAAGAGTACGCGCGCTCGCTCTTGTCCCATATTGAGGAGAGAGACCCCGTAGTCAAAGCTTGGGAGTACTTGAACCCAGAGCAGGTGATTGCACAAGCGAAGGCAATGGATGCGATACCGCCAGAGAAGCGCGGGCCCCTACACGGCGTTGCCATCGCAGTCAAAGACGTTATTTACACAAAGGGTCAGCGAATATTAGCCT GCAAAACAACCACGACCGAATTCGCAGCGACGGTTCAAGGTCCAAAGACAGTGAACCCACACGGCACGAACCGAACCCCCGGTGGCTCCTCGTCAGGATCAGGCGCCGCCATTGCGGATTTCCAAGCGCCTATCGGCCTAGGCACCCAGACAGGCGGAAGCACGATCCGCCCAGGATCTTTCAATGGCATCTACGCCCTGAAGCCGACATGGAACTCCATCACGCGCGAGGGTCAGAAGATTTACTCCTTGATCCTAGATACCCTCGGTTTCTTCGCCCGCAGTGTTGAAGACCTGCAATTGATGGCCGATGTTTTTGACTTGAAAGACGACGAGCCCCCGAAGGACACCTTCGCTATCAAGGGCGCCAAGTTCGCTCTGTTGAAGACGATGGTGTGGCCTCAAGCTGGACCCGGTACCAAGTCCGCGATGGCGAAGGCTGCGGAGCTTCTCAAGGCTCACGGAGCCGAAGTAGAAGAGATTGAATTCGATCCCGAGCTTGAGGAGCTACCTCAGTGGCATGCTACGGTGTTGCACAGCGACGGAAGATCCGCTTTCCTGCCCGACTACCGCGCTGCTAAGGATCAACTGCACGAGTTCTTGATTTCGCATGTTGATAACACCAACAAGATCAGCAGAGCGGAGCAGCTAGAGGCATTCGACAACATTGCCATTGCAAGGCCCAAAGTTGACAAGATGCTGGCCAAGTACGATGCTGTTCTGGTGCCTAGCGTCGTTGATGAGGCCCCGGAAGGAACCTCGAGCACCGGAAGCGCAGCTTTCAACGCTCCCTGGACA GCGCTGCATGTTCCGGTCGTCAACATTCCAGGTTTCAAGGGTCCCAACGGGATGCCAGTTGGCGTTTCCCTTGTAGCTCCCAGGTATCACGACCGTCATCTCTTGGTGGTCTCCAAGGCGGTCGGCGAGATCTTTGAGGCGGAGGGAGGCTGGAAGTCTGCTTTGTAA